The following are encoded together in the Peromyscus leucopus breed LL Stock chromosome 1, UCI_PerLeu_2.1, whole genome shotgun sequence genome:
- the Pabir1 gene encoding protein FAM122A: protein MAQEKMELDLELPAGTGASPAEGGGPGGGGLRRSNSAPLIHGLSDSSPVFQAEAPSARRNSTTFPSRHGLLLPASPVRMHSSRLHQIKQEEGMDLINRETVHEREVQTAMQISHSWEESFSLSDNDVEKSASPKRIDFIPVSPAPSPTRGIGKQCFSPSLQSFVSSNGLPPSPIPSPTTRFTTRRSQSPINCIRPSVLGPLKRKCEMETDYQPKRFFQGITNMLSSDVAQLSDPGVCVSSDTLDGNSSSAGSSCNSPAKVSTTTDSPVSPAQAASPFIPVDELSSK from the coding sequence ATGGCTCAGGAGAAGATGGAGCTGGACCTGGAGCTGCCCGCGGGCACGGGCGCGAGCCCGGCGGAGGGCGGTGGCCCGGGCGGTGGGGGCCTCCGGAGGTCTAACAGCGCCCCCCTGATCCACGGCCTCAGCGACTCCTCGCCGGTTTTCCAGGCCGAGGCGCCCAGCGCCAGGCGGAACAGCACGACGTTCCCCAGCCGCCACGGCCTGCTGCTCCCGGCCTCGCCGGTCCGCATGCACAGCAGCCGCTTGCACCAGATCAAACAGGAGGAGGGCATGGACCTGATCAACCGAGAGACGGTCCACGAGCGCGAGGTGCAGACCGCAATGCAGATAAGCCACTCCTGGGAGGAAAGTTTCAGCCTGAGTGACAACGACGTGGAGAAATCCGCCTCCCCCAAGCGCATCGATTTCATTCCGGTGTCTCCAGCACCGTCACCCACCCGGGGAATTGGGAAGCAGTGTTTTTCACCGTCCTTGCAAAGTTTTGTGAGTAGCAACGGATTGCCTCCAAGCCCCATTCCCAGCCCAACCACCCGGTTTACTACCCGGAGAAGTCAGAGTCCCATCAACTGCATTAGACCAAGTGTTCTTGGaccattgaaaagaaaatgtgaaatggaAACTGATTATCAGCCAAAGAGATTTTTCCAGGGCATCACCAACATGCTGTCTTCTGACGTTGCACAGCTGTCAgacccgggtgtgtgtgtgtcctccgaTACCCTGGATGGGAACAGCAGCAGTGCCGGATCTTCCTGTAACTCACCAGCGAAAGTCAGCACTACCACCGACTCTCCTGTGTCGCCTGCCCAAGCGGCCTCCCCCTTTATCCCAGTAGATGAACTCTCATCTAAGTGA